A window from Methanobrevibacter sp. V74 encodes these proteins:
- the lysS gene encoding lysine--tRNA ligase: protein MTHWIENVATELAKKDTEEHIIASGTSISGSIHIGNSCDIFIANAIGKKLREMGKEAKTIWIADDHDPLRKVPYPLPEDYDKYLGMPYSMIPCPDGCCDNFVEHFEKPLLSVMEDYGIEMETKSGFEMYKNGDYLDYIRTSLEKVDEIKEIFNEYRREKLADDWLPYNPICDECHRVNTTYAYDYNGDTIKYRCECGHDGEMDIKSGNGKLTWRVEWAARWKIFKTTCEPFGKDHAASGGSYDVSSVISEKIFDYPAPYPVPYEWITLDGEAMSKSHGVFFAPEEWLKVGPAESLNYYLFRSKPMKAKDFSPKMPFLDFIDQFDTVEKVFYDEIEAPSEKEGKKFKEIYEIVQINEGSPLPFRPSFRFLVNAYQIAGDDLEKIFGILKRNSQLTKSFEDKEFCDLTETELAQYRQRVDNVIYWLDTYAPKFVKFQVQEKSIPKLPLTTEQDKFLTDLAGLMETTEFSDAADLHDAMYEILEAQELKPQKGFQAIYKMILGQKQGPRAASFLLSLDKDFVVKRLRKEA from the coding sequence ATGACACATTGGATTGAAAATGTAGCTACTGAACTGGCTAAAAAAGATACAGAAGAACATATTATTGCAAGTGGAACATCCATATCAGGTTCCATTCATATTGGAAACTCATGCGATATTTTTATAGCTAACGCAATCGGTAAAAAATTAAGAGAAATGGGAAAAGAGGCAAAAACAATCTGGATTGCTGATGACCACGATCCTTTAAGAAAAGTCCCATATCCTTTACCTGAAGATTATGACAAATACCTGGGGATGCCATATTCAATGATTCCATGCCCTGACGGTTGTTGTGATAACTTTGTAGAACACTTTGAAAAACCTTTGCTTTCAGTGATGGAAGATTATGGAATTGAAATGGAAACCAAATCCGGTTTTGAAATGTATAAAAACGGAGATTACCTTGACTACATTAGAACTTCACTTGAAAAAGTTGATGAAATCAAAGAAATCTTTAACGAATACAGAAGAGAAAAATTAGCAGACGATTGGTTACCGTACAATCCGATTTGTGATGAATGCCATAGAGTAAATACCACTTACGCATATGACTACAATGGAGATACCATCAAATACAGATGCGAATGTGGCCATGACGGTGAAATGGACATTAAATCTGGAAATGGTAAACTTACCTGGAGAGTTGAATGGGCGGCAAGATGGAAAATCTTTAAAACTACTTGCGAACCATTTGGAAAAGACCATGCAGCAAGTGGCGGATCATATGATGTAAGTAGCGTGATTTCAGAAAAAATATTCGACTATCCTGCACCATACCCAGTGCCATACGAATGGATTACTCTTGATGGGGAAGCCATGAGTAAATCCCACGGTGTTTTCTTTGCTCCTGAAGAATGGTTAAAAGTTGGACCTGCAGAAAGCCTTAATTACTATTTATTTAGATCAAAACCTATGAAAGCGAAAGATTTCTCACCAAAAATGCCTTTCTTAGACTTCATTGACCAGTTTGATACAGTTGAAAAAGTATTCTACGATGAAATAGAAGCTCCATCTGAAAAAGAAGGTAAAAAATTCAAGGAAATCTATGAAATAGTTCAGATTAATGAAGGCAGCCCTCTGCCTTTCAGACCTTCATTTAGATTCTTAGTTAATGCTTATCAAATAGCTGGTGATGACCTTGAAAAAATATTCGGCATTCTTAAAAGGAATTCACAGTTAACTAAAAGCTTTGAAGATAAAGAATTCTGCGATTTAACTGAAACGGAATTAGCCCAATACAGACAAAGAGTTGATAATGTAATTTACTGGTTGGATACTTATGCACCTAAATTTGTTAAATTCCAAGTGCAAGAGAAAAGTATACCGAAATTACCTTTAACCACTGAACAAGACAAATTCTTAACTGACCTAGCCGGTTTGATGGAAACTACTGAGTTCAGTGATGCAGCTGACCTGCACGATGCAATGTATGAAATCTTAGAAGCTCAAGAATTAAAACCGCAAAAAGGTTTCCAAGCTATTTATAAAATGATTCTTGGACAAAAACAAGGCCCAAGAGCGGCGTCATTCTTGTTGAGTTTAGACAAAGACTTTGTTGTAAAAAGATTAAGAAAAGAAGCTTAA
- a CDS encoding cytosine permease: MENPTGIFTNTLIWFGVAISVSEIEAGIQIASASSLNSLWLPLVLGHVLGGILLFFIGFIGAKLRINAMETTKSAFGKYGSKFFATLNVLQLIAWVAVLNAQGAVALVSLNLPISFEMTSAILAALVGLWVYIGLQRSTKITTSVMSVLIALLVILSVKLFVFSTPAGVNSIFSSSQALSFWNIFEISIAMPISWLPVISDYTKDVENPVKATAASAIAYTLASLWMYFIGIGVVSIGSKNIADAILIMGLGTPGVIIMVFSTVTTNLLATNSAGESAKSIYSRLNPKIAGVIVSILSVGIAISGIMNHYIGFLYLISSVFAPMAAVLLISFYLNKNHDDNVIHWKWNMFAWFVGFMVYQLAGLFDSVVLGPTLLSIIVSATLTYVYVLLQNIYHVKTLKRNY; this comes from the coding sequence ATGGAAAATCCCACAGGAATTTTTACAAACACTTTAATATGGTTTGGTGTTGCAATATCAGTTTCTGAAATCGAAGCGGGCATTCAAATAGCTTCAGCGTCTTCACTAAATTCATTATGGCTTCCACTAGTCCTTGGACATGTACTTGGTGGAATATTGCTATTTTTCATTGGGTTTATTGGTGCAAAACTTCGAATAAATGCAATGGAAACAACAAAATCGGCTTTTGGCAAATATGGATCCAAGTTTTTTGCAACATTGAATGTATTGCAATTAATTGCATGGGTAGCGGTATTGAATGCACAAGGAGCGGTTGCCCTTGTTAGCCTGAATTTGCCAATATCTTTTGAGATGACTTCGGCTATTCTTGCAGCACTTGTTGGCCTATGGGTTTATATTGGACTTCAACGTTCAACAAAAATAACAACAAGCGTCATGTCGGTATTGATAGCCTTACTTGTGATATTGTCTGTTAAATTGTTCGTGTTCAGCACACCTGCTGGAGTGAATTCGATTTTTAGCAGCTCACAAGCGCTTAGTTTTTGGAATATCTTTGAAATTTCGATTGCAATGCCTATTTCATGGTTGCCTGTAATATCTGACTACACCAAGGATGTTGAAAATCCTGTTAAGGCTACAGCAGCATCAGCAATAGCATACACACTTGCAAGCCTATGGATGTATTTCATAGGAATTGGGGTTGTCAGCATTGGATCAAAAAACATTGCAGATGCCATACTCATAATGGGCCTTGGAACTCCTGGAGTCATAATCATGGTGTTTTCAACCGTGACTACAAACTTGTTAGCAACAAATTCGGCGGGGGAATCTGCAAAATCCATTTACAGCAGACTAAATCCCAAAATTGCAGGAGTTATAGTCAGCATCTTAAGTGTAGGAATTGCCATTTCAGGAATTATGAATCATTACATAGGTTTTCTTTACCTAATTTCATCAGTGTTTGCTCCAATGGCTGCAGTGCTACTGATTTCGTTTTACTTAAATAAAAATCATGACGACAATGTTATTCATTGGAAATGGAATATGTTTGCATGGTTTGTAGGATTTATGGTTTATCAATTGGCCGGATTATTCGATTCGGTTGTCTTAGGACCAACATTACTTTCAATTATAGTTTCGGCAACACTTACATATGTCTATGTATTATTGCAAAATATATATCATGTTAAAACATTGAAAAGAAACTATTAA
- a CDS encoding nucleoside deaminase, with translation MKSDNYFMSEAIKEAEKSLAEGGLPIGSVLVRDGEIISRGHNRLIQNNSVILHAEMDAIENAGRLCYDDYRRCCLYTTLSPCPMCSGAVILYNIPRVVIGDNTTLMGAENLLKCNDVEVVVLNDITCRDLFLEFSCNNCEIWDDELNKVGNTTESR, from the coding sequence ATGAAATCTGATAATTATTTTATGAGCGAAGCTATTAAGGAAGCTGAAAAATCTTTAGCTGAAGGAGGTCTTCCTATTGGATCTGTACTTGTTAGGGATGGCGAAATAATATCCAGAGGACATAATCGTCTTATTCAAAACAATTCCGTAATTTTACATGCTGAAATGGATGCAATAGAAAATGCGGGTCGCTTATGTTATGATGATTACAGAAGATGCTGTTTATATACTACATTGTCACCTTGTCCAATGTGTTCAGGTGCTGTAATATTATATAATATTCCCCGTGTTGTAATTGGAGACAATACTACATTGATGGGTGCTGAAAACTTATTAAAATGTAATGATGTTGAAGTAGTTGTATTAAACGATATTACATGTCGTGATTTATTTTTAGAATTCTCATGTAATAATTGTGAAATTTGGGATGATGAACTTAATAAAGTCGGAAACACTACAGAATCAAGATAA
- the polC gene encoding DNA polymerase II large subunit, whose product MDYFDRLEQETNHLYEIANMARSRGLDVETETEVPLAKDLAERVEGLVGPEGVAQRIKELETDLDRESVAFEIAAEIASGKFELSGEKAKWNEEQRCDQGLRTALAILTEGVVAAPLEGISQVKIKENFDGTKYIGVYFAGPIRSAGGTAAALAVLLGDKIRRAINIDEFKPIDDEIERYVEEVELYESEVTNLQYSPTPEEVRFAATHIPVEVSGEQTDKVEVSHRDLERVETNNIRGGALLAMVEGVIQKSKKIKKIANKLGLDWDWLEEYSKPKTNDSSDDSGNSDVASEPKYIQDIIGGRPILGYPSEKGAFRLRYGRSRNTGLATMGVHPATMALLEFLAVGTQLKIEYPGKGNCVVPVDSIEGPTVKLKNGDVIIIDSVKQARELKKDVVEILFLGDMLVAFGEFLRNNQPLCPSGWVEEWWIRLLMRSENFSDDLDLHRLEYDYIPSVEAFQLSKDYGIPLHPKYTYCYNDVSIEDLNALIDLLEKSKSTYRQGEGIELELSYPKRVLEIIGVPHIVRDGKIIIDKDHSYALLITLSRKLPEMKTTIEAVNSVSPVEIKNKAPAYIGTRVGRPEKSKERLMKPAPHGLIPIGNNGGARRLVATAAKKGNIKIDISRRKCTNPECGISSFGALCPKCGHPTEMGNPSKKNIPLGSMLKKASDNVKVRRVDEVKGVVGMISESKLPEPIEKGILRAKHEVFTFKDGTIRHDSTDLPLTHFIPREIGVSVEKLHEMGYEKDCYGNPIENIDQIIELRVQDIVISENCGEYLLRTAQFIDDELTRYYDMDPFYNVKERSDLIGHLVAGLAPHTSAGVLGRIVGFTKALGCYAHPYFHSAKRRNCDSDEDAVMLLLDALINFSKTYLPNTRGGSMDAPLVLSSRIDPEEIDDESHNLDIFERFPVEFYEETYTPHKPADVLEYIDNVEMHLGTPQQYEGLMFSHHTSSIHAGPTVCLYKRLPSMKEKVEAQISLAETIRAVDQRGVVEKVLSSHFLPDIMGNSRAFSKQKVRCTKCGAKYRRMPLNGKCRCGGNLILSVSKGSVTKYLEISRDLVNRYPVSHYLEQRLEIQEYGINSLFESDKSKQSSLDVFF is encoded by the coding sequence ATGGATTATTTTGATAGATTAGAACAAGAAACCAATCACCTATACGAAATTGCAAATATGGCAAGGTCACGGGGTTTAGACGTTGAAACAGAAACTGAAGTACCACTTGCAAAGGATTTAGCTGAAAGAGTAGAAGGGCTTGTAGGTCCCGAAGGTGTAGCGCAAAGAATTAAAGAATTGGAAACAGATTTGGACAGGGAGTCTGTTGCTTTTGAAATTGCCGCTGAAATTGCATCTGGAAAGTTCGAATTAAGTGGTGAAAAAGCAAAATGGAATGAAGAGCAAAGATGTGACCAAGGCTTAAGAACTGCTCTTGCTATTTTAACAGAAGGAGTGGTAGCAGCTCCTCTGGAAGGAATTTCTCAAGTAAAAATTAAAGAAAACTTTGATGGGACAAAGTATATTGGAGTTTACTTTGCAGGACCTATTAGAAGTGCTGGAGGTACAGCTGCTGCATTGGCTGTACTTTTAGGGGATAAAATCAGAAGAGCAATTAATATTGATGAATTTAAACCAATCGATGATGAAATCGAAAGATATGTAGAAGAAGTTGAGCTTTACGAGTCCGAAGTTACAAATTTACAATACTCACCAACGCCAGAAGAAGTGAGATTTGCCGCCACCCATATCCCAGTAGAAGTTTCAGGAGAGCAAACTGATAAAGTAGAAGTGTCCCATAGAGATTTAGAACGTGTGGAAACTAACAATATTCGTGGCGGAGCGCTTTTAGCTATGGTTGAAGGAGTTATCCAGAAATCTAAAAAAATTAAAAAAATCGCTAATAAATTAGGTCTTGACTGGGATTGGCTTGAAGAGTATTCAAAACCTAAAACAAATGACTCTTCAGACGATAGTGGAAATTCAGACGTTGCCAGCGAACCAAAATATATTCAGGACATTATTGGAGGAAGACCCATTCTTGGATATCCTTCCGAAAAGGGTGCATTTAGATTAAGATATGGAAGATCTAGAAACACAGGCCTTGCCACTATGGGAGTTCATCCAGCTACTATGGCATTGCTTGAATTTTTAGCAGTAGGAACACAGCTTAAAATTGAATATCCTGGAAAAGGAAATTGTGTCGTTCCGGTGGATTCTATTGAAGGACCAACTGTTAAACTTAAAAACGGCGATGTAATAATTATTGATAGTGTTAAACAGGCACGTGAACTTAAAAAAGATGTTGTCGAAATATTGTTCCTAGGAGATATGCTTGTTGCATTTGGTGAGTTTTTAAGAAACAACCAACCGTTATGCCCATCCGGATGGGTTGAAGAATGGTGGATTCGGCTATTAATGAGAAGTGAAAATTTTAGTGATGACTTGGATTTGCACAGGCTTGAATATGATTATATCCCCTCTGTTGAAGCTTTCCAATTATCTAAGGATTATGGTATACCTCTCCATCCAAAATACACTTATTGCTACAATGACGTGAGCATTGAGGATTTGAATGCTTTAATTGATTTGCTTGAAAAATCCAAATCAACTTACAGACAGGGCGAAGGAATTGAACTGGAGTTATCCTATCCAAAAAGAGTTTTGGAAATTATAGGTGTTCCCCATATTGTAAGAGATGGAAAAATAATTATTGATAAAGATCACTCTTATGCCCTTTTAATAACACTATCCCGGAAATTACCAGAAATGAAAACTACTATTGAAGCTGTCAATAGTGTTTCGCCTGTTGAAATTAAAAATAAAGCTCCCGCCTACATTGGCACCCGTGTAGGCAGACCTGAAAAATCAAAAGAAAGGTTGATGAAACCTGCACCTCATGGATTAATACCAATTGGCAATAATGGTGGAGCTAGAAGATTAGTTGCAACAGCTGCTAAAAAAGGCAATATCAAGATAGACATTTCAAGAAGGAAATGTACTAACCCCGAATGTGGAATTAGCTCATTTGGTGCACTTTGTCCCAAATGTGGCCATCCAACTGAAATGGGTAATCCTTCTAAGAAAAATATTCCTCTTGGAAGCATGCTTAAAAAAGCATCTGATAATGTTAAAGTAAGACGTGTTGATGAGGTTAAAGGTGTTGTCGGTATGATTTCAGAATCAAAACTACCTGAACCTATTGAAAAAGGAATACTAAGAGCTAAACATGAAGTATTTACTTTTAAAGATGGAACAATACGTCACGATTCAACTGATTTGCCGCTGACTCATTTCATCCCAAGAGAAATTGGAGTTAGCGTTGAAAAATTACATGAAATGGGTTATGAAAAGGACTGCTATGGAAATCCGATTGAAAATATTGACCAAATTATTGAGTTAAGAGTGCAGGATATTGTAATATCTGAAAATTGCGGAGAATATCTGCTTAGAACTGCTCAATTTATTGATGATGAGCTTACAAGGTATTATGATATGGATCCGTTTTATAATGTTAAAGAAAGAAGTGATTTGATTGGACATTTAGTGGCAGGCCTTGCACCCCATACCTCCGCCGGAGTATTGGGAAGAATTGTTGGATTTACAAAAGCATTAGGTTGTTATGCTCATCCTTACTTCCATTCTGCTAAACGTAGGAACTGTGACAGTGACGAAGATGCTGTAATGTTACTTTTAGATGCTTTAATTAACTTTTCAAAGACTTACTTGCCAAACACTAGAGGAGGCAGTATGGATGCTCCTTTGGTTTTGTCCTCAAGAATTGACCCTGAAGAAATAGATGACGAGTCCCACAACTTGGATATTTTTGAAAGATTCCCTGTTGAGTTTTATGAAGAAACATATACTCCACATAAACCTGCTGATGTACTTGAATATATTGACAATGTTGAAATGCATTTAGGAACTCCCCAGCAGTATGAAGGATTAATGTTTTCTCATCATACTTCAAGCATCCATGCAGGACCTACAGTTTGCCTTTATAAGAGGCTACCTTCCATGAAAGAAAAAGTAGAAGCACAAATTTCCCTTGCTGAGACTATTAGAGCTGTTGATCAACGGGGTGTTGTTGAAAAGGTTTTATCTTCACATTTCCTGCCAGATATTATGGGCAATTCCCGTGCATTTTCCAAACAAAAAGTCAGATGTACAAAGTGTGGAGCCAAATATCGCAGAATGCCCCTTAACGGAAAATGCAGATGTGGAGGTAATTTAATTTTATCTGTATCAAAAGGATCGGTTACCAAGTATCTTGAAATTTCAAGAGATCTGGTTAACAGATATCCCGTATCACATTATCTCGAGCAACGTCTTGAAATCCAAGAATACGGTATTAACTCGTTGTTTGAAAGTGATAAATCCAAACAGAGCTCGCTGGATGTATTCTTCTAG
- the nrdD gene encoding anaerobic ribonucleoside-triphosphate reductase, giving the protein MEKISELGNNLQESIKINVEKNNGIKERFSYEKLMKSLIMVETPFFESDKIIATVVSQLYDGIKTKEIKKIVHECLEDIDPEIANKYLASTQLKVRTSRDTIEAFDLSKIANTLIEETGASQETAFEIATETWKELKKLNVEYLTAPMIREMVNTKLVEYGLEDLRSRYTRLGIPVYNITSLIENGNRDNANMIHNPESIHKHVADEALKQYALLKMLPAHLADAHMSGDIHIHDLEFFAGRPMNCMQHDIRTFIKYGLKVDGTGDHTSIAGAPNHMETLMNHTGEIMLAAQQNMSGGQGMSLWNVFVAPFARGRSYEEIKQSVQMLIYNLNMAYAARGSQVPFTSMALEFGVPDFLKEETAYGPKGQVVGTYADFEDETRLIQRAFTETLLEGDNEGKPHLFPNTIYTLRPETMTGEYEDDLRLVHELSAKFGSSYFVNMFPEYRGKMANYMGCRTCLQDTWTGDWDQDCLRTGNLAYVTLNFPRIGYQSKDESQVFEYLDEYMDLAVETLMLRREQGLKCLNDFHILPFLKQQVGEDSYYRIQNSTLSFGFVGLNEMLLSLFGEGIENPDSNKFGVKCLEYVNDRAKKLQEETGLRWTVLQTPAESTAYRFATLDKKQYADQAIVQGDGNANYYTNSSHVPVDTGLSLVEKIKIEEQYHRLTPGGHIFHAFMGESYSDPDSLMSLTNKIARKSDIGFWAYSSALSFCLNCKTLMKGLNNACPTCGEKEDVEWYDRITGYVQQVGRAKSASGGWNPGKRQELMDRRRFEDN; this is encoded by the coding sequence ATGGAAAAAATATCAGAATTAGGAAATAATTTACAAGAATCCATTAAAATCAATGTAGAAAAAAACAACGGAATTAAAGAAAGATTTAGTTACGAAAAATTAATGAAATCATTAATTATGGTCGAAACTCCATTTTTTGAGTCAGACAAAATAATTGCAACCGTAGTGTCTCAACTATATGATGGAATTAAAACCAAAGAAATCAAAAAAATCGTGCACGAATGCTTAGAAGACATTGATCCTGAAATTGCAAATAAATATTTAGCAAGTACTCAATTAAAAGTACGCACTTCCAGAGATACTATCGAAGCATTTGACTTATCAAAAATTGCTAACACATTAATTGAAGAAACCGGAGCTAGCCAAGAAACCGCTTTCGAAATTGCCACTGAAACATGGAAGGAACTCAAAAAATTAAATGTGGAATACTTAACTGCACCTATGATTAGGGAAATGGTTAACACCAAATTAGTAGAATACGGATTAGAAGATTTAAGAAGCCGTTACACTCGTTTAGGTATTCCAGTATACAACATTACCTCTTTAATCGAAAATGGTAACAGAGATAATGCAAACATGATTCACAACCCAGAAAGTATCCACAAGCATGTAGCGGACGAAGCACTGAAACAATATGCACTCTTAAAAATGCTGCCGGCACACTTAGCAGATGCACACATGTCCGGTGACATCCACATACACGATTTGGAATTCTTCGCAGGAAGACCTATGAACTGTATGCAACATGATATCAGAACTTTCATCAAATACGGGCTTAAAGTAGATGGTACAGGTGACCACACCTCCATTGCAGGTGCACCAAACCATATGGAAACTTTAATGAACCACACTGGTGAAATTATGCTTGCAGCACAGCAAAACATGTCTGGTGGACAAGGAATGTCCTTATGGAACGTGTTTGTTGCACCATTTGCAAGAGGCAGAAGCTATGAAGAAATCAAACAGTCTGTGCAAATGCTTATCTACAACTTAAACATGGCATACGCAGCTCGTGGATCACAAGTTCCATTTACCAGTATGGCATTGGAATTTGGTGTTCCTGATTTCTTAAAAGAAGAAACCGCATACGGGCCAAAAGGCCAGGTTGTTGGAACTTACGCTGACTTTGAAGATGAAACTAGATTAATCCAGAGAGCATTCACTGAAACATTACTTGAAGGAGATAACGAAGGTAAACCTCATTTATTCCCAAATACTATTTATACCTTAAGGCCTGAAACAATGACCGGTGAATACGAAGATGATTTAAGACTAGTGCATGAATTATCTGCAAAATTCGGTTCATCTTACTTTGTAAACATGTTCCCCGAATACAGAGGAAAAATGGCAAACTACATGGGATGCAGAACATGTTTACAAGATACTTGGACTGGTGACTGGGATCAAGATTGTTTAAGAACCGGTAACCTCGCATACGTAACCTTAAACTTCCCAAGAATCGGATACCAATCCAAAGATGAATCTCAGGTATTTGAATATTTAGACGAATACATGGATTTAGCAGTTGAAACTTTAATGCTTAGAAGAGAACAAGGATTAAAATGTTTAAATGATTTCCACATTTTACCGTTTTTAAAACAACAAGTAGGTGAAGATTCATACTACAGAATCCAAAACTCAACCTTATCCTTCGGTTTTGTTGGACTTAACGAAATGTTATTGAGCTTGTTCGGTGAAGGAATTGAAAACCCTGACTCTAATAAATTCGGTGTAAAATGTCTCGAATATGTTAATGACAGAGCTAAAAAATTACAGGAAGAAACCGGACTCAGATGGACTGTTTTACAAACCCCTGCCGAATCTACCGCTTACAGATTTGCAACACTTGATAAAAAACAATATGCCGATCAGGCTATCGTGCAAGGTGATGGAAACGCTAACTACTACACAAACTCCTCACATGTACCTGTAGATACTGGATTGTCATTAGTTGAAAAAATCAAAATTGAAGAACAATACCACAGATTAACTCCTGGCGGACACATATTCCATGCATTCATGGGAGAATCTTACTCCGATCCAGATTCATTAATGAGTTTAACTAATAAAATCGCAAGAAAATCAGATATCGGATTCTGGGCTTACAGTTCAGCATTGAGCTTCTGTTTAAATTGTAAAACTTTAATGAAAGGACTTAACAATGCTTGTCCTACCTGTGGTGAAAAAGAAGATGTAGAATGGTATGACAGAATTACCGGTTACGTGCAACAAGTCGGACGTGCAAAATCTGCATCCGGAGGATGGAACCCAGGTAAACGGCAGGAACTAATGGATAGAAGAAGATTTGAAGATAACTGA
- a CDS encoding 50S ribosomal protein L21e: MQRSRGLKSRSRKKMTKVQRPGRTNPITNRLQRFKEGDIVHITINPSIQKGQPAPRFHGKTGAIVGQKGKAYLVALKDGNKAKELIVRPDHLKLQN, encoded by the coding sequence ATGCAAAGATCAAGAGGATTAAAAAGTAGATCAAGAAAAAAAATGACCAAAGTACAAAGACCTGGTAGAACTAACCCAATTACTAACAGACTCCAAAGATTTAAAGAAGGAGATATAGTTCACATTACTATTAACCCATCCATCCAAAAAGGACAGCCTGCTCCTAGATTCCATGGAAAAACCGGTGCAATCGTGGGTCAAAAAGGAAAAGCATACCTCGTCGCTTTAAAAGATGGAAATAAAGCAAAAGAGTTAATAGTACGACCTGACCACTTAAAATTACAAAACTGA
- a CDS encoding RNA polymerase Rpb4 family protein: protein MIGKEIIKSEPIPSSKVKKVLEDFAEDNELNYEQNLTLNHLSRFKRYSADDADEILKKLQEEFGLRDKVAAHIVDMVPEDLADMRLIFAKEATKTSKEDMEKILEMLEQYEYVE from the coding sequence ATGATTGGAAAAGAAATTATCAAAAGCGAACCCATACCAAGTTCCAAAGTTAAAAAAGTACTTGAAGATTTTGCTGAAGATAATGAATTAAATTACGAACAAAATCTTACATTAAACCATCTTTCAAGGTTTAAAAGATATTCTGCTGATGATGCAGATGAAATCTTAAAAAAACTCCAAGAGGAATTTGGATTAAGAGATAAAGTCGCTGCTCATATTGTTGATATGGTTCCAGAAGATTTAGCAGATATGAGATTAATCTTTGCTAAAGAAGCAACCAAAACAAGCAAAGAGGACATGGAAAAAATCCTTGAGATGCTTGAACAATATGAATATGTCGAATAG
- a CDS encoding DUF655 domain-containing protein, with product MNNKNKNGKTPTVKKEENAVVLDYLSRGYIKSDMSKFGGKPIAQAIGTERFTLLELSPKNGVDLEMQETVYIGRDKREKIYKVLGKLDFENLTATSRIELDYAIRDIVEANEEKYVEFFNTADSVSTRLHSLELIPGIGEKYMWDIIKAREEKPFESFKDIAERLPTLADPAGMIVNRVKQELDTTIPKRGKNKYCIFTQCPRFSRTK from the coding sequence ATGAATAATAAAAATAAAAATGGAAAGACTCCAACAGTTAAAAAAGAAGAAAATGCTGTTGTGCTTGATTACCTAAGTCGAGGATATATTAAATCCGATATGTCCAAATTTGGTGGAAAGCCTATTGCTCAAGCTATTGGTACAGAAAGATTCACTTTACTTGAATTATCTCCTAAAAATGGTGTTGATTTAGAAATGCAAGAAACCGTGTATATTGGAAGAGATAAAAGAGAGAAAATATACAAGGTTCTTGGAAAATTAGATTTCGAAAATTTAACTGCAACAAGCAGAATCGAATTGGATTATGCTATTCGTGACATTGTTGAAGCTAATGAAGAGAAATATGTTGAGTTCTTTAACACGGCAGATTCCGTAAGTACAAGACTTCATTCACTTGAATTAATTCCGGGAATTGGTGAAAAATACATGTGGGACATTATTAAAGCCAGAGAAGAAAAACCTTTTGAAAGTTTTAAAGACATCGCTGAAAGACTTCCGACATTGGCCGATCCTGCAGGAATGATTGTCAATAGAGTTAAACAAGAATTAGATACAACAATACCAAAAAGAGGAAAAAACAAATATTGCATATTTACACAATGTCCTAGATTTTCAAGAACAAAATAA